A window from Pongo abelii isolate AG06213 chromosome 6, NHGRI_mPonAbe1-v2.0_pri, whole genome shotgun sequence encodes these proteins:
- the ZNF804B gene encoding zinc finger protein 804B, producing MACYLVISSRHLSNGHYRGIKGVFRGPLCKNGSPSPDFAEKKSTAKALEDVKANFYCELCDKQYHKHQEFDNHINSYDHAHKQRLKELKQREFARNVASKSWKDEKKQEKALKRLHQLAELRQQSECVSGNGPAYKAPRVAIEKQLQQGIFPVKNGRKVPCMKSALLLKGKNLPRIISDKQRSTMPNRHQLQSDRRCLFGNRMLQTSSDLSNANHRTGVSFSFSKKVHLKLESSASVFSENTEETHDCNKSPIYKTKQTADKCKCCRFANKDTHLTKEKEVNISPSHLESVLHNTISINSKILQDKNDSIDETLEDSVGIHASFSKSNIHLSDVDFTPTSREKETRNTLKNTLENCVNHPCQANASFSPPNIYNRSDARISECLDEFSSPEPSEQKSTVHLNPNSRIENREKSLDKTERVSKNVQRLVKEACTHNVASKPLPFLHVQSKDGHTTLQWPTELLLFTKTEPCISYGCNPLYFDFKLSRNTKEDHNPEDLKTELGKKPLELKTKRESQVSGLTEDQQKLIQEDYQYPKPKTMIANPDWEEFQRKYNLDYSDSEPDKSEYTFSANDLEMKNPKVPLYLNTALRDCAGKNNSSENELKEASRAHWQGCRKAVLNDIDEDLSFPSYISRTKKHKLIPRNSHLEFEGERQFNCKSSPCTVGGHSDHGKDFSVILKSNHISVTSKVSGCGNQRYKRCSPQSCLSRYSCSLDTCPSSMSSLRSTCSSHRFNGNSRGNLLCFHKREHHSVERHKRKCLKHNCLYLSDDITKSSQMQSEPQKERNCKLWESFKNEKYSKRRYCHCRERQKLGKNQRQFSGLKSTRIIYCDSNSQISCTGSSKKPPNCQGTQHDRLDSYAREKIYYLNKSKRNQESSGSPHICDLGKVRPMKCNSGNISCLLKNCSSGPSETTESNITEGERTPLTAKSLLERVQAKKCQEQSSNVEISSNSCKNELEAPSQVPCTIQRVPSGCNRQALPLSEKIQYASESRNDQDSAIPRTTEKDKSKSSHTNNFTILADTDCDNHLSKGIIHLVTESQSLNIKRNATTKEQSKPLISEIQPFIQSCDPVPNEFPGAFPSNKYTGVTDSTETKEDQINLDLQDVSMHINNVEGNINSYYDRTMQKPDKVEDGLEVCHKSISPPLIQQPITFSPDEIDKYKILQLQAQQHMQKQLLSKHLRVLPAAGPTAFSPASTVQTVPVHQHTSITTIHHTFLQHFAVSASLSSHSSHLPIAHLHPLSQAHFTPISFSTLTPTIIPAHPTFLAGHPLHLVAATPFHPSHITLQPLPPTAFIPTLFGPHLNPATTSIIHLNPLIQPVFQGQDFCHHSCSSQMQQLNEVKEALNVSTHLN from the exons AGACTGAAAGAATTAAAGCAACGGGAATTTGCTCGAAATGTAGCTTCTAAGTCatggaaagatgagaaaaaacaagaaaaagcactTAAACGACTTCATCAGCTGGCTGAGTTAAGGCAGCAATCTGAATG TGTTTCTGGAAATGGACCAGCATACAAAGCCCCCAGGGTAGCCATAGAAAAGCAACTCCAGCAAGGAATTTTCCCTGTTAAGAATGGCAGAAAGGTACCATGCATGAAGAGTGCTCTTCTCCTTAAAGGAAAAAATCTCCCCAGAATCATATCCGATAAACAGCGGTCCACCATGCCAAATCGACACCAATTACAATCAGACAGGCGTTGTTTGTTTGGAAATCGGATGCTGCAAACATCTTCAGATCTCAGCAATGCAAATCACAGAACAGgagtatcattttctttttccaaaaaagtTCACCTAAAATTAGAATCTTCAGCATCAGTTTTCAGTGAGAACACAGAAGAAACCCACGATTGTAACAAGTCAcccatttataaaacaaaacaaactgcaGATAAGTGCAAGTGCTGCAGGTTTGCAAATAAAGATACACACCTTACCAAGGAAAAAGAGGTAAACATCTCACCAAGCCATCTGGAAAGTGTTTTACACAATACCATCTCCATAAACTCTAAAATTTTGCAAGACAAAAACGACTCTATTGATGAGACACTAGAAGATTCAGTTGGCATTCATGCTTCATTCTCTAAATCTAACATTCATCTTTCAGATGTAGATTTTACTCCTAccagcagagaaaaagaaactagaaatacATTGAAGAACACTTTAGAAAATTGTGTTAATCACCCATGCCAAGCAAATGCTTCCTTCAGCCCACCAAACATTTACAACCGTAGTGATGCCAGGATATCTGAATGCCTGGATGAGTTTTCATCACCAGAGCCAAGTGAACAAAAGAGTACAGTGCATCTGAATCCAAATTCCAGaatagagaacagagaaaaatctTTAGATAAAACAGAAAGAGTTAGCAAAAATGTTCAAAGACTAGTAAAAGAAGCATGTACCCATAATGTGGCATCTAAACCACTACCTTTTCTCCACGTTCAAAGCAAGGATGGCCACACCACTCTTCAATGGCCTACGGAACTTCTGCTCTTTACAAAAACAGAACCCTGTATCTCTTATGGCTGCAACCCACTATATTTTGATTTTAAGCTTTCTCGGAACACAAAGGAAGACCACAATCCAGAGGATTTAAAAACAGAATTGGGTAAGAAGCCCTTGGAATTGAAGACTAAAAGAGAGAGCCAAGTCTCAGGTTTAACTGAAGACCAACAAAAATTGATCCAAGAAGATTATCAATATCCGAAACCAAAGACGATGATAGCTAATCCGGATTGGGAAGAATTCCAGAGGAAATATAATTTGGACTACAGTGATTCTGAGCCAGATAAGAGTGAATATACTTTTAGTGCAAATGATTTGGAAATGAAAAATCCTAAAGTGCCTCTTTACCTCAACACAGCTCTAAGGGATTGTGCTGGAAAGAATAATAGTAGTGAGAATGAACTTAAGGAAGCTTCAAGGGCCCATTGGCAAGGCTGCAGAAAGGCAGTTCTAAATGATATAGATGAGGACCTATCTTTTCCTTCCTACATCTCTAGAACTAAAAAGCATAAATTGATTCCCCGCAATTCTCATTTGGAATTTGAAGGTGAAAGACAATTCAACTGCAAGTCCAGTCCTTGTACAGTAGGGGGTCACAGTGACCACGGGAAAGACTTCAGTGTAATTTTGAAGAGTAACCACATCAGCGTGACCAGCAAGGTTTCCGGATGTGGAAACCAAAGATACAAGAGATGCTCTCCACAGTCATGTTTGAGTAGATATTCTTGCTCTTTGGACACATGCCCTAGCAGCATGTCTAGCTTGAGAAGTACTTGTTCAAGTCATAGATTCAATGGTAATAGCAGAGGTAATTTGCTCTGCTTCCATAAAAGAGAACACCACTCAGTTGAAAGGCACAAACGGAAATGTCTAAAGCACAACTGCCTCTACTTGTCTGATGATATAACAAAGAGCAGCCAAATGCAGTCTGAACCACAGAAAGAGAGGAACTGCAAATTGTgggaatcatttaaaaatgaaaaatactcaaAACGTAGATATTGTCActgcagagaaagacaaaaactgGGCAAAAATCAACGACAATTTTCAGGGCTAAAATCTACGAGAATCATCTATTGTGATTCTAACTCACAGATTTCCTGTACTGGAAGCAGTAAAAAACCACCTAATTGCCAGGGAACTCAGCACGACAGATTGGACTCTTACGCAAGAGAGAAAATTTATTACTTGAATAAAAGCAAGAGAAATCAAGAGTCTTCGGGCAGCCCTCACATTTGTGATCTGGGAAAAGTCAGGCCCATGAAGTGTAACTCTGGGAATATCAGCTGCCTTCTAAAGAACTGTTCCAGTGGCCCTTCAGAAACCACAGAATCAAACATTACAGAAGGAGAGAGGACCCCTCTAACAGCAAAAAGCCTTTTAGAAAGAGTACAAGCCAAGAAATGTCAGGAACAATCAAGTAATGTTGAGATCTCTTCAAACAGTTGTAAAAATGAATTAGAGGCTCCTTCGCAAGTCCCATGCACAATTCAACGTGTACCATCAGGCTGTAACAGACAAGCATTGCctttgtctgaaaaaatacagtaTGCAAGTGAGAGCAGAAATGATCAAGACAGTGCAATTCCAAGGACTACGGagaaagacaaaagcaaaagttcacacacaaataattttacaattttagcAGACACTGATTGTGATAACCATCTTTCTAAAGGTATAATTCACCTAGTAACAGAGTCTCAGTCActaaacataaaaaggaatgcaacaacaaaagaacaatcAAAACCTTTAATTAGTGAAATCCAACCTTTTATTCAAAGCTGTGACCCAGTACCAAATGAATTCCCTGGTGCTTTTCCATCTAATAAATATACTGGTGTTACTGATTCAACGGAGACCAAAGAAGACCAAATAAATCTAGACTTACAGGATGTAAGCATGCATATAAATAATGTAGAGGGAAATATAAACTCTTACTATGACAGAACTATGCAGAAACCTGACAAAGTCGAAGACGGATTAGAAGTGTGTCATAAATCTATCTCTCCCCCTTTAATTCAACAGCCCATAACATTTTCTCCTGACGAAATAGATAAATACAAGATCCTACAGCTACAAGCCCAGCAGCATATGCAGAAGCAGCTCCTATCAAAGCATCTTCGAGTTTTGCCTGCTGCAGGGCCTACTGCCTTCTCTCCGGCCTCAACAGTACAGACAGTGCCAGTTCACCAGCACACTTctatcaccaccatccaccaCACGTTCCTGCAGCATTTTGCTGTTTCTGCTTCCTTAAGTTCTCATAGCAGTCACCTCCCTATTGCTCATCTACATCCTCTTTCACAGGCACATTTCACTCCTATTTCATTTTCAACTCTGACTCCAACCATTATCCCTGCACACCCCACTTTCTTAGCAGGTCATCCCCTGCATTTAGTAGCTGCTACCCCCTTCCACCCATCTCACATAACACTTCAGCCTCTGCCCCCTACAGCATTTATTCCTACATTGTTTGGTCCTCACTTAAATCCAGCCACAACTTCTATCATCCACTTGAATCCTTTAATCCAACCAGTATTCCAAGGTCAAGATTTTTGCCATCATTCTTGCTCTAGCCAGATGCAACAGTTAAATGAAGTGAAAGAGGCCTTAAATGTGTCCACACACTTGAACTAA